In a genomic window of Coregonus clupeaformis isolate EN_2021a chromosome 27, ASM2061545v1, whole genome shotgun sequence:
- the LOC121541560 gene encoding vespryn: MSYELKTPHSFRTTRLSWKDPDTQLVSGALIDIDKHLGNLQFKAWEKMQRNEIVTYTPVILDPNTAQPQMVLSDDLTIGTYFEHSMQLPDNPERFDKWPSVLGSEGFDSGLHTWDVGVGENEEWMVGVQSVCSEEGRNKD; the protein is encoded by the exons ATGAGCTATGAGCTGAAGACACCTCATTCCTTCAG AACTACAAGACTATCATGGAAAG ATCCAGATACACAGCTGGTCTCAGGAGCACTGATTGACATAGACAAACATCTGGGCAACCTGCAGTTCAAAGCTTGGGAGAAGATGCAGAGGAATGAGATTGTCACTTACA CTCCTGTGATTCTGGACCCCAACACTGCCCAACCACAAATGGTCCTGTCTGATGATCTTACCATTGGCACATACTTTGAACACAGCATGCAGCTTCCTGACAACCCAGAGAGGTTTGATAAATGGCCCTCGGTCCTGGGCTCTGAGGGCTTTGACTCAGGCTTACACACTTGGGACGTTGGGGTTGGGGAAAATGAAGAGTGGATGGTGGGTGTGCAATCAGTCTGCTCTGAGGAAGGGAGAAATAAAGACTAG
- the LOC121541559 gene encoding secretory carrier-associated membrane protein 1 isoform X2 has product MDPSVTQVTQNAPPGLEEYNPFTDAKPVHAGTAPKVPAPTTTNTQPAIMKPTEEPPAYSQPQQTQEQAWAATELLRRQEELERKAAELDRREREMQSLSTSGGRKNNWPPLPEKFPVGPCFYHDITVDIPVEFQKTVKIMYYIWMFHTGTLFANMFGCLAWFCVDASRGVDFGLAMLWFMIFTPCSFVCWYRPLYGAFRSDSSFRFFVFFFVYICQFGVHVMQSIGISGWGASGWISALTGLNKSIPVGIIMILIAALFTALAAMSLIMFKKVHGMYRTTGASFEKAQAEFATGVMANKTVQTAAATAASNAASGAFKQQI; this is encoded by the exons ATG GATCCGTCGGTGACACAAGTAACACAGAATGCTCCTCCAGGGTTGGAAGAGTACAACCCCTTCACAGATGCCAAGCCG GTCCACGCTGGCACAGCGCCGAAGGTACcggcccccaccaccaccaacacacaacCAGCCATCATGAAGCCTACTGAAGAACCGCCTGCATACTCACAGCCTCAACAGACACag gagcagGCGTGGGCGGCTACAGAGCTgctgaggagacaggaggagctggagaggaaggCAGCGGAGCTAGACCGCcgggagagagagatgcagtCGCTCAGCACATCAGGAG gtAGGAAAAACAACTGGCCTCCTCTCCCAGAGAAGTTCCCCGTGGGCCCATGTTTCTACCATGACATCACAGTGGATATCCCTGTAGAGTTCCAGAAGACTGTCAAGATCATGTACTACATCTGGATGT TCCACACAGGGACGCTGTTTGCCAACATGTTTGGCTGTCTGGCCTGGTTCTGTGTGGATGCGTCCAGGGGAGTGGACTTTGGTCTGGCCATGCTCTGGTTCATGATCTTCACCCCCTGCTCCTTCGTCTGCTGGTACAGACCCCTCTATGGAGCTTTCAG gagtgacAGCTCGTTCCGTTTCTTCGTCTTCTTCTTCGTCTACATCTGTCAGTTTGGTGTCCACGTGATGCAGTCCATCGGCATCTCCGGCTGGGGCGCCAG TGGGTGGATCTCAGCTCTGACTGGTCTGAATAAGAGCATCCCTGTTGGCATCATCATGATCCTCATCGCTGCTCTCTTCACCGCCCTGGCTGCCATGTCCCTCATCATGTTCAAAAAG GTCCATGGCATGTACCGTACCACGGGGGCCAGCTTTGAGAAGGCTCAGGCAGAGTTCGCCACGGGCGTCATGGCCAACAAGACGGTCCAGACTGCCGCCGCTACCGCAGCCTCCAACGCCGCCAGCGGAGCCTTCAAGCAACAGATCTGA
- the LOC121541559 gene encoding secretory carrier-associated membrane protein 1 isoform X1, whose translation MSDFDHNPFADPEFNNPFQDPSVTQVTQNAPPGLEEYNPFTDAKPVHAGTAPKVPAPTTTNTQPAIMKPTEEPPAYSQPQQTQEQAWAATELLRRQEELERKAAELDRREREMQSLSTSGGRKNNWPPLPEKFPVGPCFYHDITVDIPVEFQKTVKIMYYIWMFHTGTLFANMFGCLAWFCVDASRGVDFGLAMLWFMIFTPCSFVCWYRPLYGAFRSDSSFRFFVFFFVYICQFGVHVMQSIGISGWGASGWISALTGLNKSIPVGIIMILIAALFTALAAMSLIMFKKVHGMYRTTGASFEKAQAEFATGVMANKTVQTAAATAASNAASGAFKQQI comes from the exons ATGTCAGATTTCGACCATAACCCGTTCGCGGACCCTGAATTCAATAACCCTTTTCAG GATCCGTCGGTGACACAAGTAACACAGAATGCTCCTCCAGGGTTGGAAGAGTACAACCCCTTCACAGATGCCAAGCCG GTCCACGCTGGCACAGCGCCGAAGGTACcggcccccaccaccaccaacacacaacCAGCCATCATGAAGCCTACTGAAGAACCGCCTGCATACTCACAGCCTCAACAGACACag gagcagGCGTGGGCGGCTACAGAGCTgctgaggagacaggaggagctggagaggaaggCAGCGGAGCTAGACCGCcgggagagagagatgcagtCGCTCAGCACATCAGGAG gtAGGAAAAACAACTGGCCTCCTCTCCCAGAGAAGTTCCCCGTGGGCCCATGTTTCTACCATGACATCACAGTGGATATCCCTGTAGAGTTCCAGAAGACTGTCAAGATCATGTACTACATCTGGATGT TCCACACAGGGACGCTGTTTGCCAACATGTTTGGCTGTCTGGCCTGGTTCTGTGTGGATGCGTCCAGGGGAGTGGACTTTGGTCTGGCCATGCTCTGGTTCATGATCTTCACCCCCTGCTCCTTCGTCTGCTGGTACAGACCCCTCTATGGAGCTTTCAG gagtgacAGCTCGTTCCGTTTCTTCGTCTTCTTCTTCGTCTACATCTGTCAGTTTGGTGTCCACGTGATGCAGTCCATCGGCATCTCCGGCTGGGGCGCCAG TGGGTGGATCTCAGCTCTGACTGGTCTGAATAAGAGCATCCCTGTTGGCATCATCATGATCCTCATCGCTGCTCTCTTCACCGCCCTGGCTGCCATGTCCCTCATCATGTTCAAAAAG GTCCATGGCATGTACCGTACCACGGGGGCCAGCTTTGAGAAGGCTCAGGCAGAGTTCGCCACGGGCGTCATGGCCAACAAGACGGTCCAGACTGCCGCCGCTACCGCAGCCTCCAACGCCGCCAGCGGAGCCTTCAAGCAACAGATCTGA